In Nitrosarchaeum koreense MY1, one genomic interval encodes:
- a CDS encoding ubiquinol-cytochrome c reductase iron-sulfur subunit, with protein sequence MSEQGTKKSGGLSRRDFLKLMGAAGTGLAFAPFVPFGNFMPNPSQATLEKVKVILPDGTQANVKTFPINHSEVITYPSTGDPALDAEAFRKWQFIRLPQELGGDKQNVSSFRAYSMVCLHLWCLWKYWPEEGRKRGECPCHGSMYDPTTGTAFAGPASLQAAPSNTLAQLNFESDADGFLWVLPPTWGVNDNGVIGYGRFAS encoded by the coding sequence ATGTCTGAGCAGGGGACAAAAAAGTCTGGCGGATTATCTCGAAGGGATTTTCTAAAGTTAATGGGGGCTGCAGGCACTGGGTTGGCTTTTGCTCCTTTTGTTCCATTTGGAAATTTCATGCCAAATCCTTCACAGGCAACTCTCGAAAAAGTTAAAGTCATTTTACCTGATGGCACTCAAGCAAACGTCAAAACATTTCCCATTAATCATTCTGAAGTAATTACATATCCTAGTACTGGTGATCCAGCACTTGATGCAGAAGCATTTAGAAAATGGCAATTCATTAGATTGCCGCAAGAACTTGGCGGGGATAAACAAAACGTTTCATCTTTTCGAGCATACAGCATGGTGTGTCTTCATCTTTGGTGTTTATGGAAATACTGGCCTGAAGAAGGACGAAAGAGAGGAGAATGTCCTTGTCATGGAAGTATGTATGATCCTACAACAGGAACAGCATTTGCTGGACCTGCATCATTACAAGCTGCACCATCTAATACATTAGCACAATTAAATTTTGAATCTGATGCAGATGGCTTTTTATGGGTTTTACCACCAACATGGGGTGTGAATGATAATGGAGTAATTGGATATGGCCGTTTCGCTTCATAG
- a CDS encoding S8 family serine peptidase, protein MPKVAILFCILLVSGMFVNSYAYVGGDIPLENKITSNNSVLFDSDIIKINSDFFKQNNFKRYIIFGTDSDSNFLKNNSLYGIESGGGFFYVAVLPENSISNFISKGYTVIEDFKLDFHSDISILDASRIGEITGSTLAQTKYNVNGQGIKIGIVDTGVDFSNLDIRSSLARDKNNHPIMLDADGQGIILTNSTFFAFIDKDGIIRNNTKPLPEEMTSSVYQTRDGIFLNISQNGKGTKIPIYNSFFPQSGNAPIFEGILDTDMKIGNDNRNYIKSKSGIYHFGVMYQGGLEGPLARIQVVPILVVDSNTAGVYDTIIPDMSTSWEDYTRFDLKSGERPKYDFDFTDEKPIILGSGNEFLVYDSNGDGKADYSAGTVGAQVLDVYGVIQNKTSDIDKTLNAINGTLLPAFDSKGMFFGVMTDFAGHGTSSASSITSKGNQTYDIYNNTSKFTITGVAPGAKIVPVKSLWVGDTVYAWLWLSGFDSNDHSWNFTGKPRVDIISNSWGISNFPSFNSAPGMDILSIILSILATPHSLDDNYPGITIVSSAGNSGHGYGTIGMPNSSPFGITVGATTNNVYVGYGPFKDQPRFGNGTFHFNDVVDFSSRGPGIIGDPKPDLMSIGAHGFTPSNVIKTKKDSKDESFSLFGGTSMAAPLVSGSAALLMEGLNKQSKDYDSFTIKNILMSTAKDLQNDPFTQGSGLVDASVALSFVNGEDGKFIVYNDVSYNNIKEILKSPLETINSTSLGFEKFEFPTKTMPMTSWFAGQLHPGESTKTTFTIENPTDNPIQISIKPTTISLIKNTLYDGTTKVQQKDPMLNKSDAFIPNYIKLSDVKNPKELGEFFDNNSIPAESSLMILNLNFPFDNFMNKTDVLYANDMKISSLYLYDWIDKNNDTNVSSNELLMVSRAGSWGTVQELRISEPNEKFKGIPLVGVYPTPTRYSYYLGDTKQNSTSMEYTLSASYYQKDKWSVIWPEFETITVPANDVAKLNVSLIAQNDFQSGNYQGFISFEGKNHTVNTPVSFVVKEPINQKDSLVLIDGKQSNDILYGNGYVKGAFDMANRYMAGDWRQYYFDVVDDSINSAAIELSWKSDDTNLSVFVVDPKGKIIQSNMPSGVFGHFLGWPSLDWLGNSVFSQGGGFYPVKNKDNNSTVLYVPINQTGTYSLLAHTTLFGGDETTESITLAAKFSNISSKNQPLQTQLNNTEIMSTFKNETNSEIIDQTITNNSQTITNDSQIIINDNNDNSSFNIGLSIGIGVGIAIGIVLFLILRQKQTNY, encoded by the coding sequence ATGCCCAAAGTGGCGATTCTTTTTTGTATTCTTCTTGTTTCAGGAATGTTTGTAAATTCTTATGCATATGTAGGTGGAGACATACCTCTTGAAAATAAGATAACATCAAACAATTCTGTTTTATTTGATTCTGATATCATAAAAATAAATTCAGATTTTTTTAAACAAAATAATTTTAAGCGGTACATTATTTTTGGAACAGACTCTGACTCTAATTTTTTAAAAAATAACTCTCTTTATGGGATTGAATCTGGTGGAGGATTTTTTTATGTTGCAGTACTTCCAGAAAATTCCATTTCAAATTTCATTTCTAAAGGATATACTGTGATAGAAGATTTCAAACTAGACTTTCATTCAGATATATCCATTCTTGATGCATCAAGAATTGGAGAAATAACTGGTTCTACTTTGGCACAAACAAAATACAACGTAAATGGACAGGGAATTAAAATAGGAATAGTAGATACAGGTGTTGATTTTTCAAATCTTGATATACGAAGTTCTTTAGCTAGAGACAAAAACAATCATCCCATAATGCTTGATGCAGATGGTCAAGGAATAATTCTTACAAATTCCACTTTTTTTGCATTCATTGATAAAGATGGAATCATTCGAAACAACACAAAACCACTTCCAGAAGAAATGACTTCATCTGTTTATCAAACAAGAGATGGAATTTTTTTAAACATCTCTCAAAATGGTAAAGGAACAAAAATTCCAATTTACAACTCTTTTTTTCCTCAATCTGGAAATGCTCCTATCTTTGAAGGAATATTAGATACTGATATGAAAATTGGTAATGATAATAGAAATTACATCAAATCAAAAAGTGGAATTTACCATTTTGGAGTGATGTATCAGGGAGGTTTAGAAGGACCATTAGCAAGAATACAAGTAGTACCTATACTCGTAGTTGATTCTAATACAGCTGGAGTTTACGATACTATAATTCCCGATATGAGTACGTCTTGGGAAGATTATACTAGATTTGATTTAAAATCAGGAGAGAGACCAAAATATGATTTTGATTTTACTGATGAAAAACCTATAATTTTAGGAAGTGGAAATGAATTTCTCGTTTATGATTCAAATGGTGATGGTAAAGCAGATTATAGTGCAGGAACAGTTGGCGCTCAAGTACTAGATGTTTATGGTGTAATTCAAAACAAAACGTCAGATATTGATAAAACACTAAATGCAATTAACGGTACTTTATTGCCTGCATTTGATTCTAAAGGAATGTTTTTTGGAGTGATGACAGATTTTGCAGGACATGGAACATCAAGTGCTTCTTCTATTACATCAAAAGGTAATCAGACATATGACATTTACAACAATACCAGTAAATTTACTATCACAGGTGTTGCACCAGGTGCAAAAATTGTACCTGTAAAATCATTGTGGGTAGGTGATACTGTTTATGCATGGTTGTGGTTATCGGGTTTTGACAGTAATGATCATAGTTGGAATTTTACTGGAAAACCAAGAGTGGATATAATTTCAAACAGCTGGGGCATCTCAAATTTTCCATCATTTAATTCTGCACCTGGAATGGATATTCTTTCTATAATACTTAGCATACTTGCTACCCCTCATTCACTTGATGATAATTATCCAGGAATAACAATTGTATCTAGTGCTGGAAATTCTGGACATGGATATGGAACAATTGGAATGCCAAACTCATCTCCATTTGGAATTACAGTAGGGGCTACTACAAATAATGTCTATGTTGGATATGGTCCGTTTAAGGATCAACCTAGATTTGGTAATGGCACTTTTCACTTTAATGATGTAGTAGATTTTTCAAGTAGGGGCCCTGGAATCATTGGTGATCCAAAACCTGACTTGATGAGTATTGGTGCTCATGGTTTTACTCCGTCTAATGTTATTAAAACAAAAAAAGATTCAAAGGATGAATCTTTTTCATTATTTGGGGGAACTAGTATGGCAGCACCTCTGGTTTCTGGAAGTGCAGCACTTTTAATGGAGGGACTAAACAAACAATCAAAAGATTATGATTCATTTACAATTAAAAATATTCTAATGTCTACTGCAAAAGATCTTCAAAATGATCCATTCACTCAAGGATCTGGACTAGTAGATGCAAGTGTTGCATTAAGTTTTGTAAACGGTGAAGATGGAAAATTTATTGTTTACAATGATGTATCATACAATAATATCAAAGAAATTTTAAAATCCCCACTTGAAACAATTAACTCTACATCCCTTGGATTTGAGAAATTTGAATTTCCAACAAAGACCATGCCTATGACAAGTTGGTTTGCAGGCCAATTACATCCTGGTGAATCTACTAAGACAACTTTTACAATTGAAAACCCAACTGATAATCCAATTCAAATATCAATCAAACCAACTACAATATCTTTGATCAAAAATACTCTATATGATGGAACAACTAAAGTACAACAAAAAGATCCTATGCTAAACAAATCAGATGCATTTATTCCAAATTACATCAAACTATCTGATGTCAAAAACCCTAAAGAGTTAGGCGAGTTTTTTGATAACAATTCAATTCCAGCTGAATCATCATTGATGATATTGAATCTTAATTTTCCATTTGATAATTTTATGAATAAAACTGATGTTCTTTATGCTAATGACATGAAAATTTCTTCATTATATCTTTATGATTGGATTGATAAAAACAATGACACTAATGTATCTAGCAATGAATTGTTAATGGTTAGCAGAGCTGGATCATGGGGAACAGTTCAAGAACTTAGAATCTCTGAACCAAATGAAAAATTCAAAGGAATCCCACTAGTCGGTGTGTATCCAACTCCAACTAGATACTCTTACTATCTCGGTGACACAAAACAAAATTCAACTTCAATGGAATACACATTATCTGCAAGCTATTATCAAAAAGATAAATGGTCTGTAATCTGGCCAGAGTTTGAGACAATTACTGTACCTGCAAACGATGTTGCAAAATTAAATGTCTCTTTAATTGCACAAAATGATTTTCAATCTGGTAACTATCAGGGATTCATATCATTTGAAGGAAAAAATCATACTGTAAATACTCCAGTATCATTTGTTGTTAAGGAACCAATTAATCAAAAAGATTCACTTGTATTAATTGATGGAAAGCAAAGTAATGATATTCTTTATGGTAATGGTTATGTCAAGGGCGCATTTGATATGGCAAATAGATACATGGCAGGTGATTGGAGACAATATTATTTTGATGTAGTTGATGACTCGATAAATTCTGCAGCAATAGAATTATCTTGGAAATCTGATGACACAAACTTGTCAGTATTTGTTGTTGATCCTAAAGGAAAAATAATTCAATCTAATATGCCATCAGGAGTATTTGGCCATTTTCTTGGATGGCCTTCACTTGATTGGTTAGGTAATTCTGTTTTTAGTCAAGGTGGTGGATTCTATCCAGTAAAAAACAAAGATAATAATTCTACTGTACTTTATGTCCCAATAAATCAAACAGGAACATATTCTCTTTTAGCTCATACTACATTGTTTGGTGGAGATGAAACTACAGAATCAATTACACTCGCAGCTAAATTTTCAAACATTTCTTCAAAAAATCAGCCATTACAAACTCAATTAAATAACACAGAAATTATGTCAACTTTTAAAAACGAAACTAATTCTGAAATTATTGATCAAACCATCACAAATAATTCTCAAACCATCACAAATGATTCTCAAATAATAATAAATGATAATAATGATAATTCGTCTTTTAATATTGGATTATCTATTGGCATTGGAGTTGGGATTGCGATCGGAATTGTTCTATTTTTGATTCTTAGACAAAAACAAACAAATTATTGA